A portion of the Candidatus Zixiibacteriota bacterium genome contains these proteins:
- a CDS encoding type VI secretion system baseplate subunit TssG, translating into MIYFGKDKMPDFCHRHHPFHYTTALNLLTRMGIDIDRINLLAVGEYENYKGEVLNQSPSPESDLRKDASITLEIGFLSAVDFMPYQFFYGLEGRFARGNWEQGSRHFMAPFDGAVIRFESKTRYHALKYNFGIVEREYLEKYLALFDFDVKKETGSDSGHSLWAALLPIFNEWAGNAVSVEKILQAVLGYKFKIIENLPREYEIPNDLRYYLGSMTGRLGRELILGKSFTECDSCYGVRVGGIKRDEIKDFLPGKSKRKKLETLLGLCMPSNLEYKLIFQVSDNQTIIGEKDNNAILGYSVQI; encoded by the coding sequence ATGATATATTTCGGCAAAGATAAAATGCCCGATTTTTGTCATCGGCATCATCCGTTTCATTATACGACCGCTCTCAATTTGCTTACTCGCATGGGAATTGACATTGATCGGATAAATCTTCTGGCGGTTGGCGAATATGAGAATTATAAAGGCGAGGTTCTCAATCAGAGTCCGTCTCCGGAATCTGATTTGCGCAAGGATGCGTCGATAACATTAGAGATTGGATTTCTCAGCGCAGTTGACTTTATGCCTTATCAGTTTTTTTATGGCCTGGAAGGCCGGTTTGCTCGCGGCAATTGGGAGCAGGGCTCCCGGCATTTTATGGCGCCTTTTGACGGAGCCGTAATTCGCTTTGAATCCAAAACAAGATACCATGCTTTGAAATATAATTTCGGAATTGTCGAACGGGAATATCTGGAAAAGTATTTGGCTCTTTTCGATTTTGATGTTAAAAAAGAAACGGGAAGCGACAGCGGTCACTCTCTTTGGGCGGCGTTATTGCCTATTTTTAATGAATGGGCTGGGAATGCCGTCAGTGTTGAGAAAATTCTCCAGGCTGTTTTGGGTTACAAATTTAAAATAATTGAAAATCTCCCGCGCGAATATGAAATTCCGAATGACCTGCGGTATTATCTCGGATCGATGACCGGCAGGCTGGGGCGGGAATTGATTTTGGGCAAATCTTTTACCGAATGCGATTCCTGTTATGGCGTACGCGTTGGCGGAATCAAGCGGGATGAGATTAAAGATTTCTTGCCGGGCAAATCAAAACGGAAGAAATTGGAGACTTTACTTGGCCTATGTATGCCAAGCAATCTGGAATATAAACTGATTTTTCAAGTTTCGGACAATCAGACAATCATTGGAGAGAAAGATAATAATGCCATTTTAGGGTATTCGGTTCAGATTTGA
- a CDS encoding GTPase domain-containing protein — MKLGKIFKFFKKGAKAAGGAKGKKGETPSHWPSGTRIGIYGHSNSGKTVYFTVLNEECKISKRLQISVTDNITAGEFLSNYRSLWGLGTAADAGTVVDFQSEKKFPDPTPSDKLLQFNAILDRSKKISIVAYDYGGRAIAITGQNDLADKVIDYMTGCDGILFFYDPKIMGAELESQAHVASFINILEKLAPLKSRLPIPIGIVITKSDILPGFSGEDQVSLIKAEDEYLASEDFESFLEKILADPRINSNASWAGSVRNILIRLKDFFRVVLERTLDFQIFFISATGQTPEKIGADIGRSIYAPPERIRPIGVKEPFYWLLNSIVRSKRISKVRSLAKLVATISIIWCVVFSIPFLYHHNFLLPRTERVEENIISAYDGKIFNTTDRERRRIIQAYDKYERSWAVKWFFDKYQAPSQRIREAYRRFNQQEAIQLLNGHISRMAAVVADTNLWPRLNPSDQSLILAPEHNSLLESLQSYHQGDESSILYKRSGRALVYWDLFAQGVTNPNDTAVWQTIQQQVQTDRGLYGQELSKEEMALGDVLSERKIKKVQKVAAKKAAVELGDLIDKVNGNDSPSYRLDRAVAELRTIKSQLDSEADKANLKMINNYISDAKKWWNPRTYTYKVESIPGDGHLHVEVTSRGKDPAWAEQTQVLSGFEYKLTWKKGDVIHIALDTLGAAEMWGRDASDKKILKSDFSIFDMDGEISFDNIGKKIIITFNPGLKGRMPELK, encoded by the coding sequence ATGAAATTGGGCAAGATTTTCAAATTTTTCAAAAAGGGCGCCAAAGCAGCCGGCGGGGCTAAAGGCAAAAAAGGCGAGACTCCATCTCACTGGCCGTCGGGAACTCGAATCGGTATTTATGGCCATTCCAATTCGGGTAAGACGGTATATTTTACAGTCCTCAATGAAGAGTGTAAAATCTCCAAACGATTGCAGATATCGGTAACCGATAATATTACCGCCGGTGAGTTTTTATCGAATTATCGTTCACTCTGGGGATTGGGGACGGCGGCCGATGCCGGGACTGTCGTTGATTTTCAAAGCGAGAAGAAATTCCCCGACCCGACTCCATCGGATAAATTGCTTCAATTCAACGCTATCCTCGATCGCAGCAAAAAAATCTCGATTGTGGCCTATGATTATGGCGGCAGGGCAATCGCGATAACGGGTCAGAATGATCTGGCTGACAAAGTCATAGATTATATGACGGGATGCGATGGGATTCTGTTTTTCTATGATCCCAAGATTATGGGAGCCGAACTCGAAAGCCAGGCTCACGTGGCGTCGTTTATTAATATTCTTGAAAAACTGGCGCCGTTGAAATCAAGATTGCCAATTCCTATCGGGATAGTTATTACAAAGTCCGATATTCTGCCGGGGTTTTCCGGAGAGGACCAGGTTTCACTGATAAAAGCAGAAGATGAGTATCTGGCGTCTGAGGATTTTGAATCATTTCTCGAAAAGATACTGGCCGATCCCAGAATAAATTCCAATGCTTCCTGGGCCGGTTCGGTCAGGAATATTCTGATTAGATTGAAAGATTTCTTTCGGGTTGTTCTGGAGAGAACTCTCGACTTTCAGATATTTTTTATTTCGGCGACGGGACAGACACCGGAGAAAATCGGAGCCGATATTGGGCGGTCGATTTATGCTCCTCCGGAGAGGATACGTCCGATAGGTGTTAAAGAGCCGTTTTACTGGCTTTTGAATTCAATCGTAAGAAGCAAGCGGATTTCCAAAGTAAGGTCATTGGCCAAGCTGGTCGCGACGATAAGCATAATTTGGTGTGTCGTATTTTCAATTCCTTTTCTATATCATCATAATTTTTTACTGCCCCGGACGGAACGGGTTGAGGAAAACATTATTTCGGCCTATGATGGCAAGATATTCAATACGACCGACAGGGAGAGAAGGCGGATAATTCAGGCTTATGACAAATATGAGCGATCGTGGGCGGTAAAATGGTTTTTTGACAAGTATCAGGCGCCGTCGCAGAGGATTCGGGAAGCGTATAGGAGGTTTAATCAGCAGGAAGCGATTCAACTTCTCAATGGCCATATTTCCAGGATGGCGGCCGTTGTAGCCGATACGAATTTATGGCCCAGGTTAAATCCATCCGATCAGTCTTTGATACTCGCCCCTGAGCATAACAGTCTGTTGGAATCTCTGCAAAGCTATCATCAGGGAGACGAGTCTTCGATCCTTTACAAGCGCAGTGGACGGGCATTGGTATATTGGGATTTGTTCGCTCAGGGAGTAACCAACCCTAACGATACGGCCGTGTGGCAAACGATTCAACAGCAGGTTCAGACGGATCGCGGGCTTTACGGGCAAGAATTATCCAAAGAAGAAATGGCCCTTGGCGATGTTTTATCCGAACGAAAGATAAAGAAAGTCCAAAAAGTCGCCGCCAAGAAAGCGGCAGTAGAATTGGGCGATTTGATTGATAAGGTCAACGGGAATGATTCCCCGTCCTACCGGCTTGATCGGGCGGTCGCTGAACTCAGGACGATTAAAAGTCAACTTGACAGCGAGGCCGACAAGGCCAATCTGAAAATGATAAATAATTATATTTCCGACGCCAAAAAATGGTGGAATCCGAGAACCTATACTTATAAAGTCGAGAGTATTCCGGGAGACGGGCATCTGCATGTTGAGGTGACATCCAGGGGCAAAGACCCAGCCTGGGCGGAGCAAACCCAGGTTTTGTCCGGATTCGAATATAAGCTGACATGGAAAAAAGGCGACGTGATTCATATCGCGCTCGATACTCTGGGGGCCGCGGAGATGTGGGGACGTGATGCGAGCGATAAGAAGATTTTGAAAAGTGATTTTTCTATATTTGACATGGACGGCGAAATTTCGTTTGATAATATAGGCAAGAAAATTATTATTACTTTCAATCCGGGACTCAAAGGAAGGATGCCGGAGTTGAAGTAG